A part of Perca fluviatilis chromosome 15, GENO_Pfluv_1.0, whole genome shotgun sequence genomic DNA contains:
- the vac14 gene encoding protein VAC14 homolog, producing the protein MNTEKDFSPLTPNIVRALNDKLYEKRKVAALEIEKLVREFVAQNSSTQIRHVIQILASEFALSQHPHSRKGGLIGLAACSIALGKDSGLYLKELIEPVLTCFNDSDSRLRYYACEALYNIVKVARGAVLPHFNLLFDGLSKLAADPDPNVKSGSELLDRLLKDIVTESNKFDLVAFVPLLRERIYSNNQYARQFIISWIHVLESVPNINLLEYLPEILDGLFQILGDNSKEIRRTCEVVLGEFLKEIKKTPSSVKFAEMANILVIHCQVADETKLTNDLIQLTAMTWMREFIQLAGRVVLPYSSGILTAVLPCLSYDDRKKNTKEAASACNHSLMKLVTPEDDEEEEKSGNAGSVEDGQPKTEADSNDMLNASQESVGFSNISFFTPASADRPQVILDLDGIVQVLDRHLHDSATGMMTRIAVLKWLYHLYIKTPRKMFCHTDSLFPMLLKTLSDESDEVILKDLEVLAEIASSPAGQTDQVGSCDSTDHKLELKVPEGAKPGQQPSTDSRAVDSSPSTPSMNSYFYKFMINLLKRFSLERKLLENRGAFIIRQLCLLLHAENIFHSMADILLKEEDLKFASTMVQTLNTILLTSAELFQLRNQLKDLRSQESCALFCCLYRSWCHNPVATVSLCFLTQNYKHAYDLIQKFGDLEVTVDFLMEVDKLVQLIESPIFTYLRLQLLDVENNPYLIKALYGLLMLLPQSQAFQLLSHRLRCVPNPELMRTVDESKYMDSKHQVVSKRASHTQMDYNELLQHFDRVQSKHLEVRHQRSGRASDHPDRKLM; encoded by the coding sequence ATGAACACGGAGAAGGACTTTTCGCCTCTGACGCCCAACATTGTCAGGGCTTTGAATGACAAACTGTACGAGAAGAGGAAAGTCGCGGCACTAGAAATTGAGAAACTGGTGCGGGAGTTTGTGGCTCAGAACAGCTCTACTCAAATCAGACATGTTATCCAGATCCTGGCCTCGGAGTTTGCGCTTTCCCAGCACCCCCACAGCCGGAAGGGGGGTCTCATTGGACTGGCAGCTTGCTCCATCGCCCTCGGCAAGGACTCGGGTCTGTATCTGAAGGAGCTTATTGAGCCGGTACTCACGTGTTTTAATGACTCAGACAGCCGTTTGCGCTACTATGCCTGCGAGGCCCTCTATAATATAGTCAAGGTGGCCAGGGGAGCTGTGCTGCCCCACTTCAACCTGCTCTTTGATGGTCTCAGCAAGCTTGCAGCAGACCCAGACCCCAATGTGAAAAGTGGATCGGAACTCCTGGACAGACTGCTGAAAGACATTGTGACAGAAAGTAACAAGTTTGACTTAGTGGCGTTTGTCCCCCTTCTCAGAGAGAGAATCTACTCCAATAATCAATATGCTCGGCAGTTTATTATTTCCTGGATCCATGTTCTGGAGTCTGTGCCAAACATCAACCTGTTAGAGTACCTCCCTGAGATCCTGGATGGGCTCTTCCAGATCCTAGGAGACAACAGCAAGGAGATCCGTAGAACGTGTGAGGTGGTGCTTGGCGAGTTTTTGAAGGAGATCAAGAAGACGCCCTCCAGTGTGAAATTTGCTGAGATGGCCAACATCCTGGTCATCCACTGCCAGGTTGCGGATGAAACAAAACTCACAAACGACCTTATCCAGCTTACGGCTATGACCTGGATGAGAGAGTTTATCCAGCTTGCAGGCAGAGTGGTTCTCCCCTACTCCTCTGGCATCCTAACTGCGGTGCTGCCTTGCCTTTCCTACGATGACAGAAAGAAGAATACCAAAGAAGCAGCCAGTGCCTGTAATCACAGTCTGATGAAGCTGGTGACTCCTGAGGATgacgaggaagaggagaaaagtGGAAATGCAGGTTCCGTGGAAGACGGCCAGCCGAAGACGGAGGCAGACAGCAATGATATGCTGAATGCGTCGCAGGAATCTGTTGGTTTCAGTAATATCAGCTTCTTCACTCCGGCGAGTGCTGACAGGCCTCAGGTCATTCTGGACCTGGACGGTATTGTTCAGGTGTTGGACCGACACCTCCACGACTCGGCCACTGGCATGATGACCCGCATAGCTGTGCTCAAATGGCTCTACCATCTCTACATCAAGACACCACGCAAAATGTTTTGCCACACGGACAGCCTGTTTCCCATGCTGTTGAAAACACTGTCCGACGAGTCTGATGAGGTGATACTGAAAGATCTGGAGGTGTTAGCTGAGATAGCTTCATCTCCTGCTGGCCAAACGGACCAAGTCGGCTCCTGCGACAGCACTGACCACAAACTGGAGCTCAAGGTCCCAGAGGGTGCCAAGCCAGGACAGCAGCCCAGCACGGACTCCAGAGCGGTGGACTCGTCCCCCTCCACTCCCAGTATGAACTCCTATTTTTACAAGTTCATGATCAACCTGCTGAAACGCTTCAGTCTGGAGAGGAAGCTTCTGGAGAACCGAGGCGCTTTCATCATCCGGCAGCTCTGTCTGTTGCTTCATGCGGAGAACATCTTCCACTCCATGGCGGACATCTTGCTGAAGGAGGAGGACCTCAAATTTGCATCCACCATGGTTCAGACGCTCAACACCATCCTGCTCACCTCGGCGGAGCTTTTCCAGTTACGCAACCAGCTGAAAGACCTCCGCTCTCAGGAGAGCTGCGCCTTGTTTTGCTGCCTGTATCGTTCCTGGTGCCACAACCCCGTGGCCACCGTGTCGCTCTGTTTCCTCACGCAGAACTACAAACACGCCTATGACCTCATCCAGAAGTTTGGAGATCTTGAGGTGACCGTAGACTTCCTGATGGAGGTCGACAAGTTGGTACAACTCATTGAAAGCCCCATTTTCACCTACCTGCGCCTGCAGCTCCTCGATGTGGAGAACAACCCTTACCTGATAAAGGCCCTGTACGGCctgctgatgctgctgccaCAGAGCCAGGCCTTCCAGCTGCTCTCCCACCGCTTGCGTTGTGTCCCCAACCCTGAGCTCATGAGGACTGTGGATGAGTCCAAGTATATGGACTCCAAACACCAAGTGGTCTCCAAACGTGCCTCTCACACTCAGATGGATTACAATGAGCTGCTCCAGCATTTTGACCGTGTTCAGAGCAAACACCTAGAGGTCCGACACCAACGCTCTGGACGTGCCTCTGATCACCCTGACAGGAAGCTGATGTGA
- the LOC120574519 gene encoding zinc finger protein 239-like → MASRLSFYTQLSAIMETMARSALSQVCKLVDEDSAKLRLGLSQLLVANSALAEKVNSLECEATIVRSDSPRLCKSYRSVGVQTVCHGDGGDAHVSGYGSPTIEGIFGKDWCVNLWKDRDPYSVERESPQSSEESVTMLSNQITVTEIKQEDYVEDTANSCLQETLSTEEHEESIAEEPEQLSVSYSASTCSLSFDQDGEQVVCAGGIEEPTIQLISINDTEEAFSTHIIPIEEDDNDNYDEDLQFVEGSQQEPTMNAADGPSHNKQHTSPAKNSENSTDLDKDSHDDCYIFNVETARDPDKFTCQICGRTFFHKGTLTLHMKSHKSNFCNICKQHFPHRNKFNKLHTCVPLLASQRVSRSCELCGKTFANPSALRIHYVVHTGEKPYRCSFCGKGFTQKGNLKCHLRIHTGERPFCCVKCGKTFTQKINLSHHLTTHINH, encoded by the exons ATGGCGAGCCGCCTCTCTTTTTACACACAGCTCTCCGCCATCATGGAGACGATGGCCAGGTCTGCCCTTAGTCAAGTCTGCAAGCTGGTGGACGAAGACTCGGCTAAGCTCCGGCTAGGCTTGTCTCAGCTCCTGGTTGCTAATTCCGCGCTGGCAGAGAAAGTAAACAGTCTGGAGTGCGAAGCGACGATTGTGAGAAGCGACTCTCCCAGGTTGTGTAAAAGTTATCGCAGCGTAGGTGTACAAACCGTCTGCCACGGAGACGGGGGGGACGCTCATG TGTCCGGGTACGGGTCGCCCACCATAGAGGGGATCTTTGGAAAAGATTGGTGTGTGAATCTCTGGAAAGACAGAGACCCATACAGTGTGGAGAGAGAGTCACCACAGTCATCTGAGGAA TCTGTGACGATGCTGTCCAACCAAATTACTGTAACTGAGATCAAACAGGAGGATTATGTGGAAGACACTGCCAACAGCTGCCTGCAGGAAACACTTAGTACAGAAG AACATGAAGAAAGCATAGCTGAGGAACCAGAGCAACTTTCAGTCAGTTACTCAGCAAGCACTTGCAGCCTGTCATTTGATCAGGATGGAGAACAGGTTGTGTGTGCAGGTGGTATTGAAGAACCGACCATACAGTTGATATCCATCAATGACACAGAGGAGGCCTTCAGCACTCATATCATTCCAATTGAAGAGGATGATAATGATAATTATGATGAGGATTTACAATTTGTTGAAGGAAGTCAGCAAGAGCCAACAATGAATGCTGCAGATGGGCCCAGCCACAACAAACAGCACACATCACCTGCAAAGAACTCTGAAAACAGCACTGATCTGGATAAAGATTCACATGATGACTGTTATATATTTAATGTAGAAACCGCCAGAGATCCAGACAAATTCACATGTCAAATATGTGGCAGGACATTCTTCCACAAGGGCACTCTAACACTGCACATGAAGTCCCACAAGTCCAACTTTTGCAACATTTGTAAGCAGCATTTCCCTCACAGGAACAAGTTCAACAAGTTGCACACCTGCGTGCCTCTACTTGCCTCTCAGAGAGTCAGTAGATCATGCGAGCTGTGCGGGAAGACCTTTGCAAACCCATCAGCTCTGAGGATTCATTATGTTGTCCACACGGGAGAGAAACCTTACAGGTGCAGCTTTTGTGGTAAAGGGTTCACCCAGAAAGGCAATCTGAAATGTCACCTTCGTATCCATACTGGAGAGAGACCGTTCTGCTGTGTTAAATGTGGGAAGACATTCACGCAAAAGATCAACCTCAGCCATCATTTAACGACACACATAAATCATTAA
- the LOC120574529 gene encoding zinc finger protein 578-like, with product MMCDTTNRSFRAQLAGVLDKLTKAALVEIGNLADECSSVLHTEISLHKTENEALKKRCYLLEVQLRAAREAQTYPAHANSVSRRHSADRQQPAIDGVFGKDWCMDLWREEKLPSQRKETVEPAATMTSMGIQAIDLMEREPDLIFVKEETYDDHPIGQQMRLTDNRKIVGIFEEDSMLHRSVDELQLHSGELNNFPMTADSQTQQRIQPTIMDKLIDDATMCTLVDNTNPPSATAEYSDFTNNIHMNPTKELTIQPKPVKPTNRFECLFCGKIFNYLSSLKVHIRRHSGEKPFSCSVCGKRFAQKTYLKLHQRVHSGEKPYSCPDCGKSFSQKSSLNIHLRTHTGEKPYSCVDCGKCYAYKYGLNHHQCFN from the exons ATGATGTGCGACACCACAAACCGAAGTTTTCGGGCGCAGTTAGCCGGCGTCCTGGACAAGCTAACGAAGGCGGCTTTGGTTGAAATAGGCAACCTCGCTGACGAATGCTCTTCCGTCCTTCACACCGAGATATCCCTGCACAAAACGGAGAATGAGGCGCTGAAGAAGAGATGTTACTTACTGGAGGTCCAGCTGAGAGCAGCGAGGGAGGCACAGACCTATCCTGCACACGCCAACAGTGTCAGCCGCCGACACTCTGCAG ATCGGCAGCAGCCAGCTATCGACGGAGTTTTTGGAAAGGACTGGTGCATGGATCTGTGGAGAGAAGAAAAACTCCCCTCTCAAAGAAAAGAGACCGTGGAGCCGGCTGCTACTATGACAAGCATGGGGATACAG GCGATAGACTTAATGGAGAGAGAACCTGATCTCATCTTTGTCAAGGAGGAGACATATGATGACCATCCAATTGGCCAGCAGATGAGGCTCACAGATAACAGAAAAA TTGTTGGGATTTTTGAGGAGGACAGCATGCTTCATAGATCTGTTGATGAGCTGCAGCTTCACTCAGGGGAATTAAACAACTTCCCCATGACAGCTGACAGTCAAACACAACAACGCATACAGCCAACAATTATGGACAAGTTGATAGATGATGCAACAATGTGCACTTTGGTTGACAACACGAATCCTCCTTCAGCCACCGCCGAATACTCCGACTTCACGAACAATATCCACATGAATCCAACCAAAGAACTCACTATTCAGCCAAAACCTGTGAAGCCAACAAACCGGTTTGAGTGCTTATTCTGTGGGAAAATATTCAACTATCTAAGCAGTTTAAAAGTCCACATCAGGCGACACTCCGGTGAGAAGCCgttcagctgctcagtttgcGGGAAGCGGTTTGCTCAGAAAACGTACCTGAAACTGCACCAGCGTGTGCACTCGGGTGAGAAGCCTTACAGCTGTCCAGACTGTGGAAAAAGTTTTTCCCAGAAAAGCTCTCTGAACATACATCTTCGAACACACACCGGTGAAAAGCCTTATAGCTGTGTGGACTGTGGGAAATGTTATGCATACAAGTATGGTTTAAATCACCACCAGTGTTTCAATTGA
- the LOC120574526 gene encoding zinc finger protein 180-like — translation MSTVFSFQTQLVSIMDALSKTAVMEISKLVDIESKMLKIEITRGRNEIASLTEKLQLMEKLLYLAQGGRQDAAACSVLRDGSEEGILESGRTRPAIKSESLWESTSSSNEMSKWHHLQTEEHAITELPNPLKEQPELIVVKEEPTEVDSRDREQDRTSENRRKTFTDNGKSPEVMQCLKPVPERQQPLFNDSFVTMSTQPSLAGPGRKETQWNPQLTPAHTNLVAGKSMAQNVASQSLSVLRNMKLHNLRNSAAKRFGCLQCGKSFRCFSQLEIHQRSHTGEKPFRCTLCGKRYAQKGHLYTHQRTHTGEKPYRCPICGKGFIQKCTLDMHQRTHTGEKPFVCIKCGKGFTKNCNLKKHLTVHLDPSLNMYGSESSVPTFSGTFINGTT, via the exons ATGTCGACAGTCTTCTCTTTCCAGACACAGCTCGTCTCCATCATGGACGCGTTATCCAAAACAGCTGTAATGGAAATAAGCAAACTGGTCGACATCGAGTCTAAGATGCTAAAAATTGAGATAACTCGAGGGCGGAACGAAATAGCCTCGCTCACAGAGAAACTGCAGCTGATGGAGAAATTGCTTTATCTTGCACAGGGGGGCAGGCAGGACGCAGCCGCATGCTCAGTGCTGAGGGACGGTTCAGAGGAGGGAATATTGGAGTCTGGCAGAACAAGACCTGCCATAAAAAG TGAAAGTCTGTGGGAAAGCACAAGTTCCTCCAATGAGATGAGCAAGTGGCATCATCTTCAAACGGAAGAGCATGCCATAACTGAA CTCCCAAACCCACTGAAAGAGCAGCCTGAACTGATAGTGGTAAAAGAAGAGCCGACAGAGGTGGACAGCAGAGACCGTGAACAAGATAGGACAAGTGAAAACA GAAGGAAAACATTCACAGACAACGGGAAGAGCCCAGAAGTGATGCAGTGTCTCAAACCCGTTCCAGAACGTCAGCAGCCTCTGTTTAATGACAGCTTTGTGACAATGAGCACCCAGCCGTCTCTCGCTGGACCAGGGAGGAAGGAAACACAGTGGAATCCACAGCTtacacctgcacacacaaaccTAGTGGCTGGGAAAAGCATGGCTCAAAATGTTGCCTCCCAAAGCTTAAGTGTGCTCAGGAATATGAAGCTCCACAACTTGAGGAACTCCGCTGCAAAGAGGTTTGGCTGCTTGCAGTGCGGCAAGAGCTTCAGATGCTTTAGCCAGCTCGAAATACACCAGAGAagtcacacaggagagaaaccgttTAGGTGCACACTGTGTGGAAAGAGATATGCACAAAAAGGTCATCTctacacacaccagcgcacacaCACTGGGGAGAAGCCCTACCGATGTCCTATTTGTGGAAAGGGCTTCATTCAGAAATGCACTCTCGATATGCATCAGCGTACACACACCGGAGAAAAACCCTTTGTTTGTATCAAATGTGGCAAGGGCTTTACCAAGAACTGTAATCTGAAAAAACATCTCACAGTACATCTAGATCCTAGTTTGAACATGTATGGTAGTGAATCTAGTGTACCAACATTTAGTGGGACTTTCATAAATGGAACCACTTAA
- the pgls gene encoding 6-phosphogluconolactonase: MAGRRVVVFPSSAELGPVLAQLVTSRAEKAIMSHGRFTLGLSGGSLVSMLSKELPALPDLDCSKWVVAFCDERLVSFDDPESTYGLYKGQLFSKVNIPDSGILTIDSSLAVNECAEDYTRKLKEAFPDGDVPVFDLLLLGMGPDGHTCSLFPDHPLLEETKKIVAPISDSPKPPPQRVTMTFPVVNSARCVAFVSTGGSKAPVLKEVLEGREGPAFPAARVVPTNGELFWLVDDPAAASLTIQVERLGSGAKL, encoded by the exons ATGGCTGGCAGAAGAGTTGTGGTCTTCCCCTCCTCAGCGGAGCTTGGACCGGTGCTGGCCCAACTGGTGACATCTCGGGCTGAGAAGGCCATCATGTCTCATGGCCGGTTCACCCTGGGGCTCTCTGGAGGAAGTCTTGTGTCCATGCTCAGCAAAGAGCTGCCCGCCCTGCCAGACCTGGACTGCAGCAAGTGGGTGGTTGCTTTCTGTGACGAGCGACTGGTTTCCTTCGATGATCCTGAGAGCACCTACGGGCTGTACAAG GGTCAGTTGTTCTCCAAGGTCAACATCCCTGACAGTGGGATCTTAACCATTGACTCCTCTCTGGCAGTCAACGAGTGTGCTGAGGATTATACCCGCAAATTGAAGGAG GCCTTCCCAGATGGTGACGTCCCAGTGTTTGACCTGTTACTGCTGGGTATGGGACCTGATGGACACACCTGTTCCCTCTTCCCAGACCACCCTCTCCTGGAG GAAACCAAGAAGATTGTGGCCCCCATCAGCGACTCTCCCAAACCACCGCCACAGCGTGTAACTATGACCTTTCCAGTGGTGAACTCTGCACGCTGTGTGGCTTTTGTATCAACAGGCGGAAGCAAAGCACCCGTTTTAAAG GAAGTGCTAGAGGGTAGAGAGGGTCCAGCGTTTCCAGCGGCCCGTGTTGTCCCGACTAACGGAGAGCTGTTCTGGCTTGTTGATGACCCTGCAGCTGCCTCCTTAACTATCCAGGTAGAACGGCTAGGCTCCGGGGCCAAACTCTAG